Proteins encoded by one window of Actinocorallia herbida:
- a CDS encoding NAD+ synthase: MAGLRVALAQVNPTVGDLAGNAELVLAWARRAGAAGADLAAFPEMALTGHPVEDLALRASFVEASRRSVAALAARLAEDGLGGLPVAVGYLDSDAAGRPVNALAWLHGGAVLLRSAKHHLSDSGVFDEFRCFAPGDRLPVLRIRGADVAAAVCEDLWQDGGPVSATADAGAGLLLVLDGTPYERGADGARLDLYARRARQAGCALACVNLVGGQDELVFDGGSVVVAADGALLARAPRFVQHLLVTDVTLPDAAPAAEGAFPRDAHDGTVITIERRFASTGPAPARAPVTAELAAPLTEAAEVYGALVTGVRDYVGKNGFRSVVLGLSGGIDSALVATVAADALGPERVHAVLMPSRYSSEHSLSDAADLVERQGLHSRIVPINDLVAAYDKELALTGLAAENLQARIRGTVLMALSNQEGHLVLTTGNKSELAVGYSTLYGDSAGGFGPLKDLTKTRVWELSRWRNARRGPGPLLSDLGPEPIPPAVIDKEPSAELRPDQRDTDALPPYDVLDPLLDDYVERDLGRDALVAAGHDPALVERVIRLVDAAEHKRRQYPPGPKTSAKDFGRDRRLPITSRWRESR, encoded by the coding sequence GTGGCCGGACTCCGTGTGGCGCTCGCACAGGTCAACCCGACGGTCGGCGATCTCGCCGGGAACGCCGAACTCGTGCTGGCCTGGGCGCGCCGCGCCGGGGCCGCGGGAGCCGATCTCGCCGCGTTCCCCGAGATGGCGCTCACCGGCCATCCCGTGGAGGACCTCGCCCTGCGCGCCTCGTTCGTCGAGGCGTCCCGGCGGTCCGTCGCCGCCCTGGCCGCCCGGCTCGCCGAGGACGGCCTGGGCGGGCTGCCCGTCGCCGTCGGGTACCTCGACAGCGACGCGGCGGGCAGGCCCGTCAACGCGCTCGCCTGGCTGCACGGCGGCGCGGTGCTGCTGCGCTCGGCCAAGCACCATCTGTCCGACAGCGGGGTGTTCGACGAGTTCCGCTGCTTCGCCCCGGGCGACCGGCTGCCCGTCCTGCGCATCCGGGGCGCGGACGTCGCCGCGGCGGTCTGCGAGGACCTGTGGCAGGACGGCGGCCCGGTCAGCGCCACCGCCGACGCCGGGGCCGGACTGCTGCTGGTGCTCGACGGCACGCCCTACGAGCGCGGCGCCGACGGCGCCCGGCTCGACCTCTACGCCCGCAGGGCCCGGCAGGCCGGCTGCGCGCTCGCCTGCGTCAACCTGGTCGGCGGCCAGGACGAGCTGGTCTTCGACGGCGGCTCCGTCGTCGTCGCGGCCGACGGCGCCCTCCTGGCGCGGGCGCCCCGGTTCGTCCAGCACCTCCTCGTCACCGACGTGACGCTGCCGGACGCCGCCCCCGCCGCCGAGGGCGCCTTCCCGCGCGACGCCCACGACGGCACGGTCATCACCATCGAGCGCAGGTTCGCCTCCACCGGGCCCGCGCCCGCCCGCGCGCCCGTCACCGCCGAGCTCGCCGCCCCGCTGACGGAGGCCGCCGAGGTGTACGGGGCCCTCGTGACCGGGGTGCGCGACTACGTCGGCAAGAACGGCTTCCGCTCGGTGGTCCTCGGCCTGTCCGGCGGGATCGACTCGGCGCTGGTCGCCACGGTCGCCGCCGACGCGCTCGGGCCCGAGCGCGTGCACGCCGTGCTCATGCCGTCGCGCTACTCCAGCGAGCACTCCCTCAGCGACGCCGCCGACCTGGTCGAGCGGCAGGGCCTGCACTCCCGGATCGTGCCGATCAACGACCTGGTCGCCGCCTACGACAAGGAGCTCGCGCTGACGGGCCTGGCCGCGGAGAACCTCCAGGCGCGGATCCGCGGCACCGTCCTCATGGCCCTGTCCAACCAGGAGGGCCACCTGGTGCTCACCACCGGCAACAAGAGCGAGCTGGCCGTCGGCTACTCGACCCTCTACGGGGACAGCGCGGGCGGCTTCGGCCCGCTCAAGGACCTCACCAAGACCCGGGTGTGGGAGCTGTCCCGCTGGCGCAACGCCCGCCGCGGGCCGGGTCCGCTGCTGTCGGACCTCGGGCCGGAGCCGATCCCCCCCGCCGTCATCGACAAGGAGCCGTCGGCCGAGCTGCGGCCGGACCAGCGGGACACCGACGCGCTGCCGCCCTACGACGTCCTCGACCCCCTCCTGGACGACTACGTCGAGCGCGACCTCGGCCGGGACGCCCTCGTCGCCGCGGGCCACGACCCGGCCCTCGTCGAACGCGTCATCCGGCTGGTCGACGCCGCCGAGCACAAGCGGCGGCAGTACCCGCCCGGCCCGAAGACGAGCGCCAAGGACTTCGGCCGAGATCGCCGCCTGCCCATCACCTCGCGCTGGCGCGAGTCCCGCTGA
- a CDS encoding glutamine synthetase family protein — protein MDRQQEFVLRTLEERDIRFIRLWFTDVLGFLKSVAVAPAELEGAFAEGIGFDGSAIQGFARVHEADMLAKPDPSTFQILPWRAEAPGVARMFCDILMPDGTPSYADPRHVLKRTLSKAADLGFTFYTHPEIEFFLLKDMPKDGRIPEPVDQGGYFDHTPHSAAHDFRRSAITMLESMGISVEYSHHEGAPGQQEIDLRYADALTTADNIMTFRLVMKEVALEQGVNASFMPKPFTDYPGSGMHTHMSLFEGDRNAFYEPGAEFQLSKVGRAFIAGLLKHAPEITAVCNQWVNSYKRLWGGPGADAGAGGEAPSYVCWGHNNRSALIRVPMYKPQKGHATRIEFRSLDTACNPYLAFAVILGAGLKGIEEGYELPPGAEDDVWALTPAERRVLGIQPLPQSLDEAIKAMERSELLADVLGEHVFDFFLRNKRAEWDDYRRQVTGYERKRYLEIL, from the coding sequence TTGGACCGTCAGCAGGAGTTCGTCCTCCGGACGCTCGAAGAGCGGGACATCCGCTTCATCCGGCTGTGGTTCACGGACGTCCTCGGCTTCCTCAAGTCCGTGGCCGTGGCCCCAGCCGAGCTCGAAGGCGCCTTCGCCGAAGGCATCGGTTTCGACGGGTCGGCGATCCAGGGCTTCGCCCGGGTCCACGAGGCCGACATGCTGGCCAAGCCGGACCCGTCGACCTTCCAGATCCTGCCGTGGCGGGCCGAGGCGCCGGGCGTCGCGCGCATGTTCTGCGACATCCTCATGCCCGACGGCACCCCGTCGTACGCCGACCCGCGGCACGTGCTGAAGCGCACACTGAGCAAGGCCGCCGACCTCGGGTTCACCTTCTACACCCACCCCGAGATCGAGTTCTTCCTGCTCAAGGACATGCCCAAGGACGGGCGCATCCCCGAGCCCGTCGACCAGGGCGGGTACTTCGACCACACGCCGCACTCGGCGGCGCACGACTTCCGGCGCAGCGCGATCACGATGCTGGAGTCCATGGGCATCTCGGTGGAGTACAGCCACCACGAGGGCGCCCCGGGCCAGCAGGAGATCGACCTGCGCTACGCCGACGCGCTCACCACGGCCGACAACATCATGACCTTCCGCCTGGTCATGAAGGAGGTCGCGCTGGAGCAGGGCGTCAACGCCTCGTTCATGCCGAAGCCGTTCACCGACTACCCCGGCTCGGGCATGCACACCCACATGTCCCTGTTCGAGGGCGACCGGAACGCCTTCTACGAGCCGGGCGCGGAGTTCCAGCTCTCCAAGGTCGGCCGCGCGTTCATCGCGGGCCTGCTCAAGCACGCGCCGGAGATCACCGCGGTCTGCAACCAGTGGGTGAACTCCTACAAGCGGCTCTGGGGCGGCCCGGGCGCCGACGCGGGCGCGGGCGGCGAGGCGCCGTCCTACGTCTGCTGGGGCCACAACAACCGGTCCGCGCTGATCCGCGTGCCGATGTACAAGCCGCAGAAGGGCCACGCGACCCGGATCGAGTTCCGCTCGCTGGACACCGCCTGCAACCCCTACCTCGCCTTCGCGGTGATCCTGGGCGCGGGCCTCAAGGGCATCGAGGAAGGCTACGAGCTGCCTCCGGGCGCCGAGGACGACGTCTGGGCGCTGACCCCGGCCGAGCGCCGGGTGCTGGGCATCCAGCCGCTGCCGCAGTCCCTGGACGAGGCGATCAAGGCGATGGAGCGCTCCGAGCTGCTGGCCGACGTGCTCGGCGAGCACGTGTTCGATTTCTTCCTGCGCAACAAGCGCGCCGAGTGGGACGACTACCGCCGCCAGGTCACCGGCTACGAGCGCAAGCGCTACCTGGAGATCCTGTAG
- a CDS encoding arginase family protein: MSVICVPYHLDERLPAFEAPVEVDETITLLLPDSGHWQRMAVLYDTVADTVAKAVSEGDRPVVVSGDCTTSLGVVAGLQRAGVQPSIVWFDAHGDVHTPRTSLSGYLGGMPLRLLVGAHPEVIADLLGLEAVPEANVTLVDARDLDPPEAEYLESARITRCAVDDLVLPEGPIYLHVDFDVIDSAELPGLLFPAPNGPSRKKVAKAVRKVLETGRVVAVGGACTWHAGHGSAELVEPVLAPVFHETVMTGL; encoded by the coding sequence GTGAGCGTTATCTGCGTGCCCTATCACCTCGATGAGCGGCTGCCCGCCTTCGAGGCTCCCGTGGAGGTCGACGAGACCATCACGCTGCTGCTGCCCGACAGCGGGCACTGGCAGCGGATGGCCGTCCTCTACGACACCGTGGCCGACACCGTCGCCAAGGCGGTCTCCGAGGGCGACCGGCCGGTCGTCGTCTCGGGGGACTGCACGACCTCCCTCGGTGTCGTGGCGGGCCTCCAGCGGGCGGGCGTCCAGCCGTCCATCGTGTGGTTCGACGCCCACGGCGACGTGCACACCCCCCGCACCTCACTGTCCGGCTACCTCGGCGGGATGCCGCTGCGCCTGCTCGTCGGCGCCCACCCCGAGGTCATCGCCGACCTCCTCGGCCTGGAGGCCGTGCCCGAGGCCAACGTGACCCTCGTGGACGCGCGCGACCTCGACCCGCCGGAGGCCGAGTACCTGGAGTCCGCGCGGATCACCCGCTGCGCCGTCGACGACCTCGTGCTGCCCGAAGGGCCGATCTACCTGCACGTGGACTTCGACGTCATCGACTCCGCCGAGCTGCCCGGGCTGCTGTTCCCGGCGCCGAACGGCCCGTCGCGCAAAAAGGTCGCCAAGGCCGTCCGCAAGGTCCTGGAGACCGGGCGCGTGGTCGCCGTCGGCGGCGCCTGCACCTGGCACGCCGGGCACGGCTCGGCCGAGCTGGTGGAGCCCGTTCTGGCCCCGGTGTTCCACGAGACCGTCATGACGGGACTTTGA
- a CDS encoding EF-hand domain-containing protein codes for MSTSELQDRKLDRAFDQLDVNRDGMVDREDLAGLGARFLIGFGEPPTSTSGRTLLEAFDQVWAAVMSRLDLDAESRIGRDQFRRGMAEAFIVGPDYEPVLRPANQAVARICDADADGLIDPVAFRTMQTAYGTAEADIASAFGALDADRDGMLTVSELERAAREFYTGDDPRAGGNWLFGRI; via the coding sequence ATGTCTACCTCCGAGTTGCAGGATCGGAAGCTGGACCGGGCGTTCGACCAGCTCGACGTGAACCGGGACGGCATGGTCGACCGGGAGGACCTCGCGGGCCTGGGCGCCCGCTTCCTGATCGGGTTCGGCGAGCCGCCGACCTCGACCTCCGGCCGGACCCTCCTGGAGGCCTTCGACCAGGTCTGGGCCGCGGTGATGTCCCGGCTCGACCTCGACGCCGAGAGCCGCATCGGCCGGGACCAGTTCCGCAGGGGCATGGCCGAGGCGTTCATCGTCGGGCCCGACTACGAGCCCGTCCTGCGCCCGGCGAACCAGGCCGTCGCCCGCATCTGCGACGCCGACGCCGACGGCCTCATCGACCCCGTGGCCTTCCGCACCATGCAGACCGCCTACGGCACCGCCGAGGCCGACATCGCCAGCGCGTTCGGCGCCCTGGACGCCGACCGGGACGGCATGCTCACCGTCAGCGAGCTGGAGCGCGCGGCGCGCGAGTTCTACACCGGAGACGACCCGCGGGCCGGCGGCAACTGGCTGTTCGGCCGGATCTGA
- a CDS encoding terpene synthase family protein gives MDVSLLLPLAERIPALVAPCRVHELLFPIGEESAAWASGHGLILGESDATRLGRGRFERLACRLLPDVPPARAVLVTEWLIWLFALDDHIDDGGLGTSATAVDALYEPLILTLRRGTARPGSGVLETALADLWNRTVPGMSQGWRRRFRDHLSWHRQGCLDEAVARRTGELPAPTRYAAVRRGLHAPFLLDLLEPALGTEVPVEVLGTKTWQTLLEGTADVTAWCNDLVAYTREDHGPLNAVAATSRQYGLPPRTAAAVLVHERVWGRLEDVADAARNLDAEMRRLRLDPGTARGVSRVACALLSAPRAQLDWLHECGRYSPMPDPSVPSPRRKPRVTLT, from the coding sequence ATGGACGTCTCCCTCCTGCTCCCGCTGGCCGAGCGCATCCCCGCGCTCGTCGCCCCCTGCCGCGTCCACGAGCTCCTGTTCCCGATCGGCGAGGAGTCCGCGGCCTGGGCGAGCGGCCACGGGCTCATCCTCGGCGAGTCCGACGCCACCCGCCTGGGCCGCGGCCGCTTCGAGCGGCTGGCCTGCCGGCTGCTCCCGGACGTGCCGCCCGCCCGCGCGGTGCTCGTCACCGAATGGCTGATCTGGCTGTTCGCGCTCGACGACCACATCGACGACGGCGGCCTCGGCACGTCGGCCACCGCCGTCGACGCGCTGTACGAGCCGCTGATCCTGACGCTCCGGCGCGGCACCGCGCGGCCCGGCTCGGGCGTCCTGGAGACCGCGCTCGCCGACCTGTGGAACCGCACCGTCCCCGGCATGAGCCAAGGCTGGCGGCGAAGGTTCCGCGACCACCTGTCCTGGCACCGCCAGGGCTGCCTGGACGAGGCGGTCGCGCGCCGCACCGGGGAACTTCCGGCCCCCACGCGCTACGCCGCGGTCCGCCGCGGGCTGCACGCTCCGTTCCTGCTCGACCTCCTCGAACCGGCGCTCGGCACCGAGGTCCCGGTCGAGGTGCTGGGCACCAAGACGTGGCAGACGCTCCTGGAGGGCACCGCCGACGTCACCGCGTGGTGCAACGACCTCGTCGCCTACACCCGCGAGGACCACGGCCCGCTCAACGCCGTCGCGGCCACCTCGCGGCAGTACGGGCTGCCGCCGCGCACCGCGGCCGCGGTCCTCGTGCACGAGCGGGTCTGGGGGCGGCTGGAGGACGTCGCGGACGCGGCGCGGAACCTGGACGCCGAGATGCGCAGGCTCCGGCTCGACCCCGGCACGGCCCGGGGCGTCTCCCGGGTGGCGTGCGCGCTGCTGTCCGCGCCGCGCGCGCAGCTCGACTGGCTGCATGAATGCGGCAGATACAGCCCGATGCCCGATCCGTCCGTTCCCTCACCGCGCCGCAAACCACGCGTAACCTTGACGTGA